The proteins below are encoded in one region of Amycolatopsis acidiphila:
- the rsmG gene encoding 16S rRNA (guanine(527)-N(7))-methyltransferase RsmG: protein MGNVESSAAEVFGVGLARAERFAELLEQHGVERGLIGPREVDRLWERHLLNSAVIGERIPEGVRVVDVGSGAGLPGIPLAIARPDLEITLVEPMARRVDWLSEVIEELDLDVRVLRGRAEEKVVRAEIGTVDVVTARAVAPLARLAGWCLPLLREGGMMLALKGASARDEVARDATAVARVGGGTPTVSECGVGLVEVPTTVVIVERIRPQASAQGKRRRNAVGVRSKRTG from the coding sequence GTGGGCAACGTCGAAAGCTCGGCGGCCGAGGTGTTCGGAGTCGGGCTGGCGCGTGCCGAGCGGTTCGCGGAACTGCTGGAGCAGCACGGGGTCGAACGGGGGCTGATCGGTCCCCGCGAAGTCGACCGGCTATGGGAGCGGCACCTCCTGAACTCCGCCGTCATCGGCGAGCGCATCCCGGAGGGTGTGCGGGTCGTCGACGTCGGGTCCGGCGCCGGGCTGCCCGGCATCCCGCTCGCCATCGCGCGACCCGATCTCGAGATCACCCTCGTCGAGCCGATGGCTCGCCGGGTCGACTGGCTGAGCGAGGTGATCGAGGAGCTGGATCTCGATGTGCGGGTGCTCCGCGGTCGTGCGGAAGAGAAGGTCGTGCGGGCGGAGATCGGCACCGTCGATGTGGTGACCGCCCGCGCGGTCGCTCCCCTGGCCCGATTGGCGGGATGGTGTCTGCCGCTTCTCCGCGAGGGTGGCATGATGCTCGCATTGAAGGGGGCCAGTGCGCGGGACGAAGTCGCCCGCGATGCGACCGCCGTGGCTCGGGTCGGAGGCGGTACGCCCACGGTCTCCGAGTGTGGGGTCGGCCTGGTGGAGGTCCCCACGACCGTTGTGATTGTCGAGCGAATCCGGCCGCAGGCATCGGCGCAGGGGAAACGACGACGAAACGCCGTCGGTGTCCGGTCGAAGCGGACGGGATGA
- a CDS encoding Jag family protein, with amino-acid sequence MSETVEAIETEEKSGDEQSGPTGAELLVQEGDIAGDYLERLLDLLDYDGDIDLDVEAGRAVVSIDGGDDLEKLVGNRGQVLEALQELTRLAVQQETGTRSRLMLDIAGWRAGRREELRELGRSTAETVVSTGEKVRLQPMSPFERKVVHDAVAEVEGARSESEGEEPKRRVVVLPDDED; translated from the coding sequence ATGTCGGAAACGGTCGAGGCGATCGAGACCGAGGAGAAGTCCGGAGACGAGCAGAGCGGTCCCACGGGTGCCGAGTTGCTGGTGCAGGAAGGCGACATCGCCGGGGACTACCTGGAGCGCCTGCTGGACCTGCTGGACTACGACGGTGACATCGACCTGGATGTCGAAGCGGGCCGGGCGGTCGTCAGCATCGACGGCGGGGACGACTTGGAGAAGCTGGTCGGCAACCGCGGGCAGGTGCTCGAGGCGCTGCAGGAGCTGACCCGGCTGGCGGTGCAGCAGGAGACCGGTACGCGTAGCCGGCTGATGCTGGACATCGCGGGCTGGCGCGCCGGCCGCCGGGAGGAGTTGCGGGAGCTCGGCCGGTCCACCGCGGAGACGGTCGTGTCGACGGGCGAGAAGGTGCGGCTGCAGCCGATGAGCCCGTTCGAGCGCAAGGTCGTGCATGACGCGGTCGCCGAGGTCGAGGGCGCTCGCAGCGAGAGCGAGGGCGAGGAGCCGAAGCGTCGGGTAGTCGTCCTGCCGGACGACGAGGACTGA
- the yidC gene encoding membrane protein insertase YidC, with translation MLNFIYYPVSFILWCWHKVFGFVLGENNAIAWILAIMFLTFTIRGIMFKPFVKQVRSMKKMQEFAPELKKVQKKYANDKQRQAQEMQKLQREHGVNPLGSCLPMILQIPAFIGLNWVLRAFSIPPKDGSPKVNNYFFDQQGVESYLNAKLFGVHIGDAIHHTATLGGFADGGWNWNVAPVAIPLMILASILTHLTARHSAARQSATATDANPQAAIMQKLTMYIFPLGVLVFGAFFPIGLLVYWLSNNSWTLMQQRLVYTRIDKEEAAKKAEAKEKRDALAPKPGAKPKPGQKPVQSSKPAAEIESAAGDDTTPAGNGKRSTKAGSPHRFAQQPQRPQNGSAQQRKKPASGGKNSGQKGSGQKRR, from the coding sequence CGATCGCGTGGATCCTCGCGATCATGTTCCTGACGTTCACGATCCGCGGCATCATGTTCAAGCCGTTCGTGAAGCAGGTCCGGTCGATGAAGAAGATGCAGGAGTTCGCGCCGGAACTGAAGAAGGTCCAGAAGAAGTACGCGAACGACAAGCAGCGCCAGGCGCAGGAGATGCAGAAGCTCCAGCGCGAGCACGGGGTCAACCCCCTGGGCAGCTGCCTGCCGATGATCCTGCAGATCCCCGCGTTCATCGGTCTGAACTGGGTGCTCCGGGCGTTCTCGATTCCGCCGAAGGACGGCAGCCCGAAGGTCAACAACTACTTCTTCGACCAGCAGGGCGTCGAGTCCTACCTCAACGCGAAGCTCTTCGGCGTCCACATCGGCGACGCGATCCACCACACCGCGACGCTCGGTGGTTTCGCCGACGGCGGCTGGAACTGGAACGTCGCCCCGGTGGCCATCCCGCTGATGATCCTGGCCAGCATCCTGACGCACCTCACCGCGCGACACTCGGCCGCGCGGCAGAGCGCGACGGCCACCGACGCCAACCCGCAGGCCGCGATCATGCAGAAGCTGACGATGTACATCTTCCCGCTGGGTGTGCTCGTCTTCGGTGCGTTCTTCCCGATCGGTCTGCTCGTCTACTGGCTGTCCAACAACAGCTGGACCCTGATGCAGCAGCGGCTGGTGTACACGCGCATCGACAAGGAAGAGGCCGCCAAGAAGGCCGAGGCGAAGGAGAAGCGCGACGCGCTCGCCCCGAAGCCGGGCGCCAAGCCGAAGCCCGGTCAGAAGCCGGTGCAGTCGAGCAAGCCTGCCGCGGAGATCGAGTCCGCCGCCGGTGACGACACCACCCCCGCCGGCAACGGCAAGCGCAGTACCAAGGCCGGATCGCCCCACCGCTTCGCCCAGCAGCCGCAGCGCCCCCAGAACGGGTCCGCGCAGCAGCGGAAGAAGCCGGCATCGGGCGGTAAGAACTCAGGACAGAAAGGCTCGGGGCAGAAGCGTCGCTGA